In Babesia bovis T2Bo chromosome 4 map unlocalized Chr4_2, whole genome shotgun sequence, the sequence AAAAGCTCATCACGGAAATAACGCATGCTCCTCAGCATCTCGTCGTCCAGAAACAGCGATTTCTGAAGTTCTATGTAAGATAACCCTGCGATACTGGAGTCTGGACCCATCACTGCATCCTCGACACCTGCGGAATGTGAGTTGGCTATGTctacaaacatacctttcCAAAAACGGATGAAAGTAACACTCTCACAGGGGTTTGGCGGAACGCCAAACGCACGGTGGAAGTTGTCATATTTACTAAGGTTGCCAAACACATCACCGCTCTCGTACAAAAGACGCTGTAATGTGTAAGCATTGGCAGGCTGCAATGTGTCCTTTATGTCTGCAGCCAATGTCTGTCGGTAGAGAGATAATATAACCTccatatagaatatagaaaaTAGCTATACTATTCAATAGTATGGATTAACGTGAATAAAATGCCATAAGATCACAGGGTGCGACCAACGCGTCCTCATGGCAAACCCAGACAACGTCATGCATATGTACGGCGCACCCACCGGACACATACGGCAACCGGGTGTCTATAGGCCAGGTAAAAAATAAACACTCAAGAAAGAATAAATAAGCGCTCTGGGGATCACTGCAGTACTGTTTCCTCCCGTTTGGGTGTAGCAATACCAAGATAAAATAGATACACACCTGGTCCAATAACTACACATTCATTGCGATAGGtgcatatatacaggaaTAATAGCACAGTGTTATAGAAACATGAAAAAGGTTCGATTCATGACAGAATAATATGCATTGCCAAATAGACAGACGAAAAATGTTCTGCTTtccatgttatataacCAAGTTGCAAATTTTGTACAATCGGTGTATAACAAGCTCATATACGCTTCATGGGAAAGTATAACACGAATGGATCATGTCTGTAGGACGTACATGCTACAATCGGTATACCAAACTTCATGGCGCCAAATAGTGTGCTTAGATATACTAGTCCAGTGTAATTGTAATGAATAATTGGTATATACTGTCCTGGAAACTCTAGAAGTAGTTATATAGCCAACCCCCCTATAGGGCCACATGACCAGTGATACATAACATTCACACCCTAATCTTATGAGCAGATTTGGCAAATTTATAAGAAATAGGTGTCTAACAGACCCGTATATACAACTTATACATTGCAAACGGACACTGCGGTTCCTTCAGCTGGCTAAAGCAGGAGGCGCGCAGATGCTAGTGTTAGGAAATAAAACACAAACGGATATAAATATTAGGACTTTAACAGAAGGTAAAGGTCATCTAGTCACTAATGTAACACCAGAAATTATAACAGACGCCACGAAAAATTACGATCTCATCGTGTGTCTGGACCCCGCCTTGTACGCACGACACCTCTACAATATCAACCTTCCCTGCATAGCCGTATGTAAAGTGGAagaattatataaacaccGGGATATACCAGATGCATTTGACTACTTCATACCCATAGGACCGCATACAAAAAGTAACCTAGTTGAACTCATCACCACCGGACATCGCAAGTGaataacaacaaaatgTTGACAAGCGTGGATTTCGAACAGTCAAAAAGAACTGAATCCAGCGATCCGGTGGTAGAAAATATCTTCCTTACCGGTAAAGCATGGGAGTTCCTTACCCACAAGGTCTTCGAAAACGAAGCGGGAAGCTCATTCCTCATGGCTGCAGGAGCAGTTGCCATCGCCGTTCTATGCGGACGTGAAAGAAGAGCAGCAGTATTGGCACGAAACATACAGCTAGGCCCAGGAGCAAGTCTTCGCACATTTGGACACCCAAGGTACAGGGAACATATCCCTCGCAACCCACTGATGAAGTACTAACTCTAGGCACGTGCCAGGATATGAGACATAAAACAatagataatatataatacagtgaaaaataatacaaaatgtgtCTAGAATAAACTAATGTATTAGGCTAGTATTTAGATAACCGGAGCACGTTCTGTACAGATGACCACCACTTGGCCTCGTCATTCAACATGTCCTGGTCAAACCTAGTTAAACGACTAGAAACGTAGTCCTGTGCAATGTTGCGAAGCAGTACTTTGGCAGCAGTAACAGCACTCTCAGTAGTCAATGACATATTACCAGGCTCCAAGTTCTTCAAAATCCATGGAGGTAGCTTAGAACGCTTGTCAGCACGACTATAACGAGAATCAGCAAAGACCATTAAACCGAAATCACTCTTGTTACGAATAATACGACCAACACATTGCGCAGCCTGGCGCATGGCATCAAATGTCAAAAACTCGTTCTCCATTATGCCGTATTTAGTctgtaaaatataaaacgaCAAACAATGACCTACCCTCATAAAGTCCAAACGTGCCTTTAAAACACGGGAGAGGGTATACTGAAATGGAACACCAATCAATATGACACAACGACCATAATGACGGTCAAAATCAATGCCCTCAGCAACTTTACCACGACAAATGGAAAGAAATAAAGCACCACGACCTACATCACACGCCTTTCTATAGTTGTGCAAAGCCATGGTAGTGGTCACAACATCCTTAGTCTCCATAAATATAAGCTTGTGCTCCATAATTGATGCGATGATACCGCATTCATACCAATGGGATACAATGAGTTCCATATACGCATAACTCGGAAAGAAACATACGACGCCATCAGGAATGTGCTTACATAGTTCTATCAGAAGTGTACCGTAGTTACGTAACACCGTTACATCGTTACGAAGCTCATACCTAGTAGACATCTGTAACTGGTTAGCACCCTTAGCAACAATCAACGGACAAAGACAATCCCGATCAAGGGACATTGGCAAAGATTGAGTCAACACAGGAGTAAAGTTCAATATCTTAGGATACATCTCCAGGGGTGATATTGTACCCGATGTCAATATAACAGACTGGAAGTTTTCAACCACAGGCTGCATTGCAATAGATGCATCCAAACAACTAAATTGAATCACAGGCTCATATAACGATCCTTGGGGATATGGCTCGACGATAACAATGAATCCAGTAGTATAGGTACCGACGAGTGTACAGAAATCAGCAACTAACTGGATAGAAGATAAATCTCCGAGAGCAGTGATCGAAAGTGTATTCAACAAAGATTTCATACGATTGTAGGTATATTGCAAAGTGCTGTAAGCAATACCAGTTTCTTGTTCAAACCTGaaaaatatagatatatatcataggaCGTACCTGTGCAAAAACATAAGAGGGCCCTCTGACCTGGGTTCCTGCACCTTTAAATACTGCTTCAAGTATCCAACAACAGTCCtcaaaaatgaaataaAGTGCTCTGCACGACGTATATTACCGGGTATGGCCTTCTGGATAACATCATCCGGTAATACAGGAGACATGTAGCCCTCAATGTCTATAGAACTGTCAACAATCCGCTCAGCCAATCTGCGATATTCCTCCAATAATTGACGCTCATCCTTTTCACGCTGACGAGCTACATGACCAGCAAGTATGTCTAAATTGGCATACGCTTCATCCAAAGTGTCGTCGTTAATCTCCACACTCATAGCCTCTATGCAGACATTATCAATATTGTGAGCTTCATCGAATACCACCACTATAGGCAGTTTCGCCTTATTCTCAGCGGGTTTTTGTGGAGCATCTTTTTCCTTCTTCTCTGAGGAAGGTAATGTGGAATAGAGATTCGAAAAGGCAGCCTCAGAAACTTTGGGGTCGAGTAAATACTGATAGTTAAGGACAACCACATTGGCAATGTCAAGCGCCCTCCTAGCAGCAAAATAAGGGCAAATGGGAGTGGAAACACCACTGAGCGGATGCCGGAAGTTAGAACAATATTCCTTCAATCCTTCCAGAGTATATACACCTAGACACAATGTAGCAAACAAACAGTAACATACCAGAAGGTATCATAGTAGGGTTCCAAACACGTTCCAAATATTCATAATGACCACATAGTCCCATGGTAGTGTAATGCTCAATGTCAGGTAGCTCCTCAACCCGAGAGTGATGGACCACCGGGGCAGTAGGTACACCCTGAACACTAGTACCATCAAATCGCAAAACGTGCTCATCAGAAGATGGTGGCTTGCCCTCCTCATATTCTATACGACGCCATACAGACGTTAAGTCGTGACCTGAAAACAATAAGAAACAATACACTCCAAAACATACACTGCTCATCAATTTTCGTTCGATCAGCGCAAGACGATACTCTAGGATTTATGCACAAATTTCGACGTGAACATAAACCAATAGCCAGAAAATATCCTAGAGAATGTTACATTGATCTGGAACTACTTACGATTTTTTGTATTGCTAGAACCTGATTGAGAAGATGGTTCGCCAGTTGAATCCGATGTACTACTGGCTTCCATAGCAACTCTGTCTTTCTCCAACTCAGCGTCACGATATTTAATAACTTCCTTCAACTCGAGAAGAGACTTTTCCATTTCTGGAATAGTACGGGTACAATAAATTAAACGACCCATTTCTGGCCGGGCCAATTGATAACTAGTAATCAGGCTGAACAAGGCAACAGTTTTACCTAAAAAGCGTCATTATGCAATAAAAGAAGAATAGTTACCTGTTCCAGTAGGCATCTCCAAAACAGCATGGCCTTGTGCATCCAAAGTACTCTTAAGACTACGTAAATAAGCCAACTGTTCAGGGTAAATCTGAGGATAAGGAAAGAACACTTCAATGCCATCAAGCCAAAAGCGCACCATCGTGAATTATTAAATAATAACTACCTAATTGAGGTGTCTACTGTAGAATCCATTACACACTGTGTACCACCAattcatatttaaaatgtaatatacaatgttatcaatggaatatgtatataaatatgcCAAAataatttattttaaaacGTTTAAATATACTCTTCATCGGAATCGTCACGAGAAATGAGCACCAACGATGCGTTGGGGCACAAATTCGCGCTTTCCAAAGTTTGCGTGCGATCAGACAATGTCTTTGAAGGAAACATTGTacaaatatcaaaatcATAAGGTATTTTAACCTTTCCGGCGCTAAAATACTCAGCGGCGCCAACCCATTCATAGAGCCTACCGACGGTGTCGTCCTTACGAaatatagattcaataCTAGAACCACTAGGTAGCCGTACCTTAATCTTAGTATCACCATCAGGAACAGTGCTAGAAAACTCCTCAGCAAATGACTTGCGCCTGCGGATAGTATCCGCACGGTTCTTCAATACCGTCTCGCGACAGTTCGTATTTGGTACATGGACGGCACTCTCGAATTGATTCATGCGCATTCGAGATATGTCAGCCTCCATGGCCCGCTTAAGGGCCTCGTCTTGCTCATTTATGAGGTTTCGATCATTATCCAGATTACCGTCACCATTGCTCAGTGGTCGTAATGGACTCTCTACTGCAGAAGCTATTGTACTTATCACATTGTCTATACTCGAAAAGTCCTCAAGTGTAGCGATCACAGTGTAGTCAGATAGGTTTCGCATGGCTATAATTGATATGTGAGGCAAGCGTTGAACGCCAAATTCATAAATGAGTCGACGCATCACAGGACCCTTGCCATACCTCACGTATAAAATGTAGTTTGTATCCTACAAAGATAATAAACAAATAACCCCCCCCAAACCTACCAATATCTCAGTTAGTAACTCGTTTGTAAAGAAATGCTCAGAGGAAAAACGAGTGGTATCGGAATGGAGATATATAGCCAAAAGCTTTCCATTGTGAAATGCGTTAGCCTTCACctgaaaaatatataaatattagACCGCATTAACATACCGATTGAAATGAACCTTCGTAAAATTGAGGATGTAATTGACCATATTTACTCTCAAAGTACTTTGTAAAAGGAGACGAAGATAATCCAACACAACTTAAACATCGATCAACGCACCAggtcaatatataacacaatgcACTGTACAAGccatataatacattaaCAATAGTAACATGTACATCCTGTATGCGATAAAGTAACTGCCAAACTAAAGAATATTTCGAACCCATGATGACACTGACACCAATCACAAATTCTCACATCCATaggttacacattaaaaTACAAATTGCCGTGGATTATCATAGATGCAAGCACATGTCAATGGGTTTCTAGATTTTATGTACCATTTGCTGTATAATAGTCCCAGAATGCTGTAGAGTCAGCCTGTTGGAGCACTCCTAACAGACAACTTCGAAAtacatattataaaaatataatgttacAGATAAGTATGAAGCATATTTAAAGCAGTATCCCCTGATGTGTTTGCTGATCCTTAAATCAACATGGTACTGTGTGTACCGAACATCACCTTGGAGAACTATGGTAGGGTACTACATAGCATAGATATCATTGTTACCAGCGTAGTGGATATGATAAACATTGAAgcatacatatatattatatagattCGTTCCATCACATAATGGTCCCGTGCAGAATCGATAGCTTGCATTGTGTAAAActgtatatagaatatacgGTGATAATCCATCGCTATAGATGCGGTCATGTAGGATCTACCAGAGTTCTTCATTATGGGTGTACGTTCTGAAATAACACCAATATAACGTCAAACTGAATAACGGCCCGTCAGGAAAGATCAATGACTAGATAGTGTCACTTTGGAAAAAGAATAACATGTTTACAGCCTGTATTTGGATCAAGAAGGTCTATTACCAGGTATGTATAGGCACAGTTTCTAGCATCTAGTGATAAAACCATGTGACCTAGTATTACATCATGGACAAATATAGCATGTAGATCCAAAAGTTTATCTAAAGTGGCTACTACAAGGGAAACGTAGATTACAAGTTTCTTATCAAACATTATTAGATTAATACAGTTATAAATCAGGATCACTCCAAGGTGAACTAGGAGATATTTCAAACTTTTCAATGGTAGCTAAAGAACCAAGCGTCCACAAACCATGAATTACATGACCTAATCCCAGTTTTAGTGTGCCAAAACCTTCCTTTCGATTGTTAGCATACTCCCCATTGTAGGTAGATCCATCTTCTTGACAATAAAACGTTGCCCTACCATGACGTTTGTTCATTAACCATTCACCTGCAAAAGTATTAAACTCGGTCATTAATCATACCCTCATAGCGATTCCCGTTTGCATACTCAAAGACACCAAAACCAGTggcatcatcatcaacCCATGTGCCTATGTGGATAATTAATGTCACACTGTCACTAACCCTTAAATCGATCCCcatttacatatattaattCACCAGTACCATGTTTCTTGGAGTTTTGCCATTCACCAATGTACTTGTCATTGGAGGGATAAATGAAACTGCCATGACCATGAGCTTTGTCATTTACCCAATAACCATCATATTTCTCGCCTGTTGCATATGTAAGCGTCCCATAGCTACATAGATTAAAATCATACTTCGTTGACTAACCCTTCTTTGTGGTCATTCACCCATTCTCCGTCGTACTTGTTACCATTGGGAAAGACATATTGCCCACTTCCATGCATCTTCCCATTGTACCAATCACCTAAATGAATTTAAAGCTACAAAACACGGCATTCTAGGATTATCCACTACTAATAGGACACTGTCCTAAACATACCTTCATAGACGGCACCGTCCgaatattgatatttgcCCTTCCCACTCATCGCATTATCAACCCAGTCGCCATCATAGGATTCAAGAACTTCCCCCTTGGGCGACATGTAGTTCAGGATACCTTTACCATGCCGTTTGTCATTTCGCCATTCTCCCACGTAAATATCACCCTCCGCATATTTATATGTTCCTTGTCCATGCATAGCCCCGTCCATCCATTCTCCTTCATATACGTCGCCATTGACATACTTTAGCGTCCCGTAACCATTAATCCGTCCATTATCCCAATGTCCTGGTGAATTATGGAAACTATAAAGATATACTAACCTTCgtatacattgccacttgCGAAGTGGGCTACTCCATGGCCTTTAATTTTATCATCAACCCAATCACCATCATAAACAGCACCATCGGTATAGAAGAACTTGCCTTTGCCTTCTCTCTTACCGTAAACAAAGTTACCCTCGTACCTCTCATTGTCACCATAATAAAATATACCCACTCCATGAAAAAGACCATCTTTAACTTGACCCGTGTAAGAGTTTGCACGTAAATCTGTTTCTGGCACCATGGACAATGGTGCCTGGAACTGCTCCATATAGGATGCTGCCATTCTTGTTCCAGTTGTTTTGCTATCTTTACGCTTCATCTAAATGTCGTATTTAACTAAATGCTATATACGGTGTGAGTTTGTCATGTCATACATTAGACTAAGAATCATTAACTGTTGATTAAAAGTGTTCTACTTACAAAAAGTAAAACCTTATCAGATCATGTACACGTTTTATTGTAATCGTAAACTGTATTGTATAGAATACTTTATATGACTAGAAATTCTAAGCAAAACCAAAAGAAAAGTTCGTAAGGGAAGAATCTTTTGGTATACAGGAAAATGAAGATCATTGGCGAACTATATAGTATCATGATACCTTTTGTATGACATAAGCATACAGTGTTAACATAATGGCACTGTCTAAACGTTTGTACTGTGGATTTCCTAAATCCCATATGATGacggtatccaggggatAAGGTAACAGCCACTCTGgcattatatacaacacattaGATACTAGATTCCACAAATCAGCCCTTTATATACAGCTATATAGATAGCACTGCTCCATATACAACTAGAAGCACTGTAAATGCCTACACACTAGTTATCATTTTACCTGATGTCGAAAACATGGGTAGAACACACATTCTGTAAAATAAGGAATCCACTACCTAACCAATAATTCAAAtggttatatattcaaattCTGTTAATGAACGTATAAAACGAACCCTTAAATCATTGAACTACGATCACAGAATATCCTGTGATCTCATCAAAGATTATGCTGATCTCCAGAATTCATCAACGTTAGTCCACAGTGAACAACTTAACAGTGTATCACAGGAGAGAACATGTATTAAATCTAGAAACTACGGCAAAACAGGTACCAATGTTAATAGAAGTTACACGTTGTACATTATAGGAAGCACTGAGACAACAGATTGAAGCATCACTTCGTGACTCCGTAGGTATCACTATGGCCAATTCTATACTATGTGCACAGGTTGAAGCGACCAAAAGGTTGCAAACATTGATTAGTGAAGTAGGTGGCAACTCACTGTGCACCGGGACATACATAAGTCTCTCGGATGTACTGACGCTCTGGAAGAACGATGTAGCGCTGCGTATCGTCCTGTTTAATCAACTGGTACGTATATGGTATCAGGATGGCTCATTTGTACCAGCGTACGTGTGATGAACAAGATTTTCAACGCCTTTTGCGCATATGGTTAGATAGTCCCTATACAACTAAACTAAAATTTTTAAGCGATTAAAGCATGTTCATACAAAGATGTGTGCAACAGATGGCCAAGCAGCATCGTATTTTTATTTACGCCGGTTCATGAGCTCTGCAATTTTCACTCTACCGCTCGGTTTTTGTTCCCTCGCTCCACGCTCCTTTGTTTGACCAGTGGCTTTAACCGATCGCATGTCTTCTATCTTTTGACGGTTGCGCTCGACCATCTTTTGCTTCATACGTTTAATGTCCTCGACTGTTGCTTTACCGCTCTTTAGCAATGCCTTGATCTTGTTCGTGAATTTACGCTTCTTAGCGGTTCTGCTAAGCTTGTTGCCCTCCGATATGTCCGTGACGTCATTGTGCCGGCTAGCGGGAACCACGTTTATAGGTGCCTCCACAGTAATGGATGCAACGTTCTTATTCTTTTCCGCTTCACTTACACGTTTTGGTACAATGTGGTAGTTGCACAGGGAGTCTAACTTGAACATAATCTTCCCAAAATCTTCAGCTAGCTTCTGTTTATGGGCGTCTAACTTGTCTGTAGCCATAAACATTTCTTGGTAACGTTGAGCATATACATCACCAAGGCCCATTTTGCTTTTGTTAAAATCGATTTCTACCGCTCCCTGATTCATCTTGTTACGCTTTTGCTTAAGCCGCTCAATGGCCTCTAACTGGTCCTCTGGTGCAATCTTTCGCTCTATGTTGTCGAACACCTCCGCTTTTATGCGCTGCTGTATGATAATTTCTATGGGAACATCCTGATTCTCCTCAAGTCCCATGGTATCATCCTCTACAACACCATCCATCTCTCCTGCGGCCTCAGCATGTATAAAGGCGGAATTCTGTGGCAATTCAAGGTCTAGGTCTAACAAACTGTTCCTCGCTCTTTTGCGAGCACTAGCTTCGCCCATTAAACTCCAGTGCTTCTCAGCAATGAGGTCTTTCTCAACTTGCGATATTTGGTCATCGTCGTCGTCAACATCATCCATCTGCCTTTCTCGTTCAGGATCAATGTTGTGATCAAAGTCTACCAACTCCGATTCGTCACGGTCACTATATTCATCCTCAGATTCTCCATCCTCTTCAACTCTCTGGAGCAAAAGCTCCATTTCACGTTCATCCGCATCCAGGCCTTCAAGGTCCCGGGAGCAATGCAGAGCCTCTGCTTCATCACCGTCCTCGCTAGGTTCCTTGAAGAAGTCATCGTACATCATGTCGACAGCCGGTTTCGAATCATCAGATTCTTCACCTAGGGACTCGAAATAGTTAAAGTCATCCTCATCTTCAATTTCGCCATTGGCAAATTCTTCCATCTCTTCCATTTTAAAGAAACGGTCTTTTGTTGCTTTATCACGTTTATCCATACTTGTGTCATCGAGACCATCGTCAGGCGATTCATAATCACTTTCGTCAGATGTGCCAACGTCCTTCGACCCGTCTATTTCATCCTCAGCACTGGCTGTCTCCCAACCGGGTTCACTTTCTTCGTCACTTTGATCATCATCATAGTCTTCCTCTTCTGTATCACTTTCACCCATTGATTCAGAAGAGGAGCTCACGTCCTCCATTCCCCTTTCTAGGGGACTATCATCAACACTGATGTGTGAATTTCGATTACCCTGCTGTTGTAAATCACCACGTCCGCTTTTCAATATTCCACGCGGTTGTGTTTGCAAGACCTTCTCGAGCTTCTCGGTGAGTAGTTTAATGTCACCAGACAACTCAGATTCCAAATATGTCCAAAGGTCATTTACACCAAGAGTCGAAGCAGAGTTGTACACCCTCTTAGAATCTGCTTTAGCCAAAGCCAACGCACGCTTTATAGCAGCGGAACGGGTTGACCGCTTTTTGCCTACTTCATCGGCAATACGGATTCTACGTCGTTTGAGCAAAACAACTCCCTTGAAAAACTCAAGCAATTTGTCACGTAGCATCGATTCACACTGCTTTGTATTATCAAACAGCGTCCACGGCCTTTGGAGCAGTTCACTTGGTGATACGCACGCATCGGTGGAATCAGGTATCTCTGAATTGGACTTCTCCATCGTAATAATAATGTTACCAACTGACTATACAAATGAAAAAACTAGAAAATGGTTGCGATATATACTCTAACGATAAGTGCGTCCCAATCATCTTCTCAAATGTGCCCACGTCCACACCatctacacatttgaaACGACACATCTCCACAGCAGCATCAAAGATAATTAGACACTAGATTCTACTGTTCTTGCATGAAATGAGCAAGGTAGGAACTATTGTGATTATCGTAGCTGCTGTATTAccatttatatacatccatAATGCTCATTCTATAAGCTTTCCTGTTAATCAAGGGTTTTTGAATAGCGCTTCACGAGTTTTTAGATATCCTAATAGATATAACGACATCATAGAAATTAGCTTACATAATTCGTATGTATCTCCTGTCTATTCGGCACATACTGAGGAACGATCTCACCCAGATTTCACTGACAACGATTTGGATAAGCGTATAAACGAAGCACTAAAACATAATTTTGTAAGACGCCTTGAGAATTCTACAGGCT encodes:
- a CDS encoding MORN repeat family protein, which gives rise to MKRKDSKTTGTRMAASYMEQFQAPLSMVPETDLRANSYTGQVKDGLFHGVGIFYYGDNERYEGNFVYGKREGKGKFFYTDGAVYDGDWVDDKIKGHGVAHFASGNVYEGHWDNGRINGYGTLKYVNGDVYEGEWMDGAMHGQGTYKYAEGDIYVGEWRNDKRHGKGILNYMSPKGEVLESYDGDWVDNAMSGKGKYQYSDGAVYEGDWYNGKMHGSGQYVFPNGNKYDGEWVNDHKEGYGTLTYATGEKYDGYWVNDKAHGHGSFIYPSNDKYIGEWQNSKKHGTGELIYVNGDRFKGTWVDDDATGFGVFEYANGNRYEGEWLMNKRHGRATFYCQEDGSTYNGEYANNRKEGFGTLKLGLGHVIHGLWTLGSLATIEKFEISPSSPWSDPDL
- a CDS encoding putative integral membrane protein, yielding MLTSVDFEQSKRTESSDPVVENIFLTGKAWEFLTHKVFENEAGSSFLMAAGAVAIAVLCGRERRAAVLARNIQLGPGASLRTFGHPRYREHIPRNPLMKY
- a CDS encoding UBX domain family protein; the protein is MGSKYSLVWQLLYRIQDVHVTIVNVLYGLYSALCYILTWCVDRCLSCVGLSSSPFTKYFESKYGQLHPQFYEGSFQSVKANAFHNGKLLAIYLHSDTTRFSSEHFFTNELLTEILDTNYILYVRYGKGPVMRRLIYEFGVQRLPHISIIAMRNLSDYTVIATLEDFSSIDNVISTIASAVESPLRPLSNGDGNLDNDRNLINEQDEALKRAMEADISRMRMNQFESAVHVPNTNCRETVLKNRADTIRRRKSFAEEFSSTVPDGDTKIKVRLPSGSSIESIFRKDDTVGRLYEWVGAAEYFSAGKVKIPYDFDICTMFPSKTLSDRTQTLESANLCPNASLVLISRDDSDEEYI
- a CDS encoding DNA repair helicase (rad3) family protein; this translates as MVRFWLDGIEVFFPYPQIYPEQLAYLRSLKSTLDAQGHAVLEMPTGTGKTVALFSLITSYQLARPEMGRLIYCTRTIPEMEKSLLELKEVIKYRDAELEKDRVAMEASSTSDSTGEPSSQSGSSNTKNRYFLAIGLCSRRNLCINPRVSSCADRTKIDEQCHDLTSVWRRIEYEEGKPPSSDEHVLRFDGTSVQGVPTAPVVHHSRVEELPDIEHYTTMGLCGHYEYLERVWNPTMIPSGVYTLEGLKEYCSNFRHPLSGVSTPICPYFAARRALDIANVVVLNYQYLLDPKVSEAAFSNLYSTLPSSEKKEKDAPQKPAENKAKLPIVVVFDEAHNIDNVCIEAMSVEINDDTLDEAYANLDILAGHVARQREKDERQLLEEYRRLAERIVDSSIDIEGYMSPVLPDDVIQKAIPGNIRRAEHFISFLRTVVGYLKQYLKVQEPRSEGPLMFLHRFEQETGIAYSTLQYTYNRMKSLLNTLSITALGDLSSIQLVADFCTLVGTYTTGFIVIVEPYPQGSLYEPVIQFSCLDASIAMQPVVENFQSVILTSGTISPLEMYPKILNFTPVLTQSLPMSLDRDCLCPLIVAKGANQLQMSTRYELRNDVTVLRNYGTLLIELCKHIPDGVVCFFPSYAYMELIVSHWYECGIIASIMEHKLIFMETKDVVTTTMALHNYRKACDVGRGALFLSICRGKVAEGIDFDRHYGRCVILIGVPFQYTLSRVLKARLDFMRTKYGIMENEFLTFDAMRQAAQCVGRIIRNKSDFGLMVFADSRYSRADKRSKLPPWILKNLEPGNMSLTTESAVTAAKVLLRNIAQDYVSSRLTRFDQDMLNDEAKWWSSVQNVLRLSKY
- a CDS encoding U3 small nnucleolar ribonucleoprotein Mpp10 family protein — translated: MEKSNSEIPDSTDACVSPSELLQRPWTLFDNTKQCESMLRDKLLEFFKGVVLLKRRRIRIADEVGKKRSTRSAAIKRALALAKADSKRVYNSASTLGVNDLWTYLESELSGDIKLLTEKLEKVLQTQPRGILKSGRGDLQQQGNRNSHISVDDSPLERGMEDVSSSSESMGESDTEEEDYDDDQSDEESEPGWETASAEDEIDGSKDVGTSDESDYESPDDGLDDTSMDKRDKATKDRFFKMEEMEEFANGEIEDEDDFNYFESLGEESDDSKPAVDMMYDDFFKEPSEDGDEAEALHCSRDLEGLDADEREMELLLQRVEEDGESEDEYSDRDESELVDFDHNIDPERERQMDDVDDDDDQISQVEKDLIAEKHWSLMGEASARKRARNSLLDLDLELPQNSAFIHAEAAGEMDGVVEDDTMGLEENQDVPIEIIIQQRIKAEVFDNIERKIAPEDQLEAIERLKQKRNKMNQGAVEIDFNKSKMGLGDVYAQRYQEMFMATDKLDAHKQKLAEDFGKIMFKLDSLCNYHIVPKRVSEAEKNKNVASITVEAPINVVPASRHNDVTDISEGNKLSRTAKKRKFTNKIKALLKSGKATVEDIKRMKQKMVERNRQKIEDMRSVKATGQTKERGAREQKPSGRVKIAELMNRRK